The Prunus dulcis chromosome 5, ALMONDv2, whole genome shotgun sequence genomic sequence acccatAATAAGAATATCATAAAAGAACAATGCCGCTTTGCCAGTTAGattaggaaaaggaaaaaaaaaagaagaaaagaatttaagaAATACTTAGCGGATAATCATTAGCTCACAGACATTATGATTGGAGCATAATCATCAAAGGTAATGTTAATCACAAGTTATATACAAATCaacctgaaaaataaaatattataatataacaCTCAAAAGTGCAAAAGCCCGAAGCCCAGCATAATATTACGTAACCAAGTAAAACATGGGCTGGTAGGGGTAAAAGAGTCATCTCACGTTTAGAGCTGAGCAACTCTATATACCAAATAGTCAACATGAATAAGGTCAAACGTTTTCCATGAACAGACCTTCCATTAGCTTGTCTTTCTGTAAAAGTCTCTTTCTACGGGTACGCttcctctctttccttttcttttttatttttgtttttatttttaattctgtTAGCTTTTTATTAAATACCATTATCCGTCTCAAAGTATTTCTTTGTTCTTATGCTGCAACTTGCTTGATATGCTTTATAGCCAGTCGATGAATTCAtgtaagttttaattttgtttctgCAAGAATTTTAAGTGTCTTGTGATTTTGATCAGATTCAAGAAATATGAAGGTTCTTTTgagtgtttgtgtttgtgtgcaAATTATCAGTGTATAAAAATCTCAACTTTTGGTGGTATTGAGCTGGGTGGTTGTAAGTTTTAGTGGAGAATTATGGTTTGATTTGGGTTGAAATTGAATAGAGTTTATGTATTGAAATCCAAGTTATTGAGACACGCTTCTTCCATTTCATGTCTTAATAGATaagattcttttcttttcttttttcggggTTTAAAATCATGGGGATGCAGAGAATTATAGTTGTGGATCTCATGTAATTTATTGTGAGTGATCAGAACAGCTTTTTGGGTGGTCATATTGTGTGTACGGGAACAGGGTTAAAAAATTTGGAGGGCAGGATAGTTAAAAGCATCGCTATTGGTAAATATGACGGTGGAGCAGAAAGCAGAAAGCAGAAGAAGGATTTTCATGGTGactcaaatttaatattaGGAGGGAATTGTTGAGTTGGGCTAAGTTGTATTCTTCTGCGGTAGTTCCTTGATGTTATCTCCGGGTTTTGGCAAGATAAAATGCTTATGCATACTTTATTCTTAGTATAGTTTAGTTTATAATTGATAATTTTGCGACATTAAATTATATGTATTGAATACTAACATATGCACAACACACCCTATTTCTAGGATTGAGAATTAGGACTTCCGTTGCTCGACATAGTTAGTGCCTATCGACAAGTATCTAGACTAGAATTTTGGTTCATACATCTTCCACGAATGTATCTTGGAATCAATGTTGTAAGTTTTTGTGAACTTAGTTGAAATAGATCTTAACTATTTCTTCACCTCCAAAGTCCTAACCCTGTTCTTCAACTTCTAACATAACCACCCAAAAAGCTGTTCTGATCAGCCACGATAAAGTACATGAGCTTCACAACTATATTTCTCTGCAAAAGATCTTTATATGATGCTGTGGTTGGATCTAATTTGCAGTTTGTTGTTCTATACATGCTGATTTTCAGTTCTTATCTCATTTAGCATATTATGGACATAGGTTTGCACCCTCTTCTAGAAGTGTAAGTAAGCTTCATGGATGATAGTCTTGGAAACATAAAGATCATCAAAGATCATTTCAAAGCATCCGCACCTAGTATTGACTCTCTTCAAGACATAGCTTCTTCATCTGTTTCACAACCAAGAACTGATAATTATTTGAggtatttctttttcttttgaaaaaagaagaacaaaagaaacaaaaaggtgATTTAATTTGAGAGACTGTATGTTAATTTAAATTCAGTTTGCTTAATCTGGTGTAGCATAGGTCTCATAGCCGTTTGTGGAGTAGGAGAAAGTTAAGAAGTGCAGCATACATGTTGAAGTTTAACTTTTTTAGTATGCGGGGGCTGCCATGGTTGTCTAGCACGGATGGCGAAGAAAAGGTTGATTCAGTAGCTCTTGCAGTTCCTCAATTGGGTTTTATGAGATTTCCATGTCCCTGACCACTAGATTTTCTTTAACTGGCAGGTTGTGCTAACTGCTGTAGAACTAGAATCACTTCGATCGGATCTTGCTGATTtagaagagaaggaagctcACTTGAAAGCTCAGTAAGAGAACTTGATGGTTTTACCATTGAAATGTGATTTAACTCTTTGTAAACTACATACTGTTGCTACTTCTCTTGGCCTTTTAGTTAAATTCTGATGTACCTTGATTGCAGCATAAATACCCCTAACACAATGTATGGCTGACTCTGTGCCAAAagtgtttgaaaattttcatttttgaactGAGTTCTTATATCGCTTTGGGACTAGACATggatttgttttccttttgggATAGGTTATTTGGAGAGAACTGCACTTCTAGCTGAAAATCTGTCTTCTTCGTATCAACCATGACAGGCTTATGTTTTATTATGCAGATTGGAACATGTTGATGAAATTCTGCGATCTGCTCGTCTCTCTGGCTATTTGTACATCCGAACTGTAATTACTACCCCTAAGTCAAATTTTACTTTGAGCCTGTATTTAGTGGATGATACCaattatggttttttttcccttctgaTAGAGGTGGAAACCACTACCAGGAGAACCTCCCCCTCTTGATGATACTGACGTTGATGACTGGCTTCCTCGCTTTGTTGTCTTGCAAGGGCCATGCATTTTCTTCTACTTGTTTTCCACAGGTAAATAATCACTGTGTCATAATCcttaacatttattttatgagcGTTAAGAATTTCTCTGCCGTTGTGTGGGAATAAGGAATGATTTGACGTTGCATTAACACATCATAGTTTGATTGGTTGGCCATGATGTCGCATTTGCTTTCATTGTGTTTATCTATAGTAGTGTGGAATGCTTCCTCTTATTGATCAAATAGAGTCATAGGTCGCTTTGTCTCTATTTGAGTCTTGACCTTTCTCGACTTTGCTTCACAGGTGTCAAGTACAGTTTCGAAACTTTCATCTCTTTAACAAAGAGGATTAGTTAAATTTGTTGATAGAAGTTTTGCTACAAGACTTGAGACTTGAGAGTTTCCTTATTATCTACACTTTCCTTTTCCCAAGATTAAGAAGATATACTACAAATTCTGTTTATCAAAATACAAAGAATAATGTATCATGGAACATTAATTTACGATCTGCATCTCAAAGACCCTGGattttatatattgaaattcATCATAGTTTTGTGATGTCCTACCATTATTCTTCTCATATGGACGTAACATATTCTGACCACTGATGAGctatttttttcctctttttccagATCTGAGTCCTCAAGACTCCACCCTATTATCTGATATTGTTGAAATAGGTCCCTTGCCAAGCGTTACACGAGATGATGAAGGAACACAATATGCATTTTATATCTTAACTAGTCAAGGACTTCGATTCGAGTGCTCAAGTGCTTCTAAGGTACAGGTAAGCCAGTGATTTGTTTTGCAGTCTGTTGTTCTTGAAACTATGCCAATTCATTCAACGTAGATTTTTCCCCCCTCCTTTTGGTTAATAACAAATTGTCAAGTTCTGTATGATCAATCCTACAATTACTTTTCTTCCCAATTTTTCTCAGGTGGACTCCTGGTTGTCAGCACTACAAACTGACTGCAAATTGGGGGGTTCAGATGCCACCACAGCTCCAAATGGCGCATGTGAGATGTGAAATGATACACTTTAGTTCCAGGAAGTTGTAAATAGGTAGAAATTTAAGTTGTATACTCGAACCAGTTAATCTGACTGTGATGTCATTACATTCATTCATATGTTATGTACATAAGAATAGCATCTAATTGAAGCAGCAATGTTAGTACTCATATCTTACGCTTATTTTAGAAGTTGACATTTTCGCAAGGTGTCATGTCTTTAAGAAAGATGAGACTATCTTTCATATAATACttgtattttcattttttaaaaataaaattgataatGGTATCCAGAGAATAAAAAAGCATATGTGGAATATTCTCTAATGATGCACAAATTagcataaaaacaaaacaattcaCAAGCACCACCTGACAATATTGAACAACAAATTGCTTTACGCAAAGTGGCAATCTAAGATTGGAACCAAAAAGTGTGGTGTTGAAGTTTGATTACCCCAAGAAAGATTTGATTGTAGCGTATGCTTTGGTGGCTTGGCTGCCTGCAAGCACAAGATTCATTCAAGCAGAGCAATTGAACCAATCATGTGGTCATCTAAATGCAAGCTTTCTAACAGTTAGAGCAGTAACTGTGTGTTCACCCCATGTCTTTGTTGGGGGAAGAAACCTAAAAGGGTAAATTACGAGAATGGTCTTCAAACTTGTATGCGGtgtacattttggtccctaaattaaattattagtccaaatggtacataaactctatgttaatcgcccatttgatccaaccgttacattctgtcaatattgctgttaaatatgagggcaaattggtcatttcgtacgttaaaattaaaaaaaataaaaaataaaataaaaactcagtaattggaatatgggagaagaaatcgaagggagggggtttgggcctcatgattttttcctctatttttcttcaattattttataattttgtatttattttaaccctattttgtttgttaattatgaaaagtcgtatttactcctaaaatttggttacatttaacagaaaatgtaacggttggatcaaatgagcggttaaaatagaatttatgtaccatttggactaataatttaatttagggaccaaaatgtacaccgcatacaagtttgaggaccattctCGCAATTTACCCAACCTAAAATGAAACACAAACTCAACCAACTACCATTGTACTCCAAGGTAGAGATCTCTTTTGGGTTGGGCTCAACATTCACgtaaaaacaagaaacagtGATAATTTAAACTACTCTAATATACAAAGAGACGGATCCAACTCGAATAGCATTGGATGAATACTAATTTGcagataaatatttttactaTTGAGCTATAGACCCGTTGGCTGTGAAGGAGAAGTAATACACACCAGCAACTGTTAAAGCGTGACTTTGGAGCATATCTTTCAAGCTGGACGAACACTTTGTCTCACCtcaccttttatttttttgcttgtTACCAAATTCTCACATAAAATCTTCTATTGAGGACCACGTGAATCACATTAGGTAGGTCCAAATTCCAAACATCCCGACCATAGAACAGTGTGTGTTACAGGAActtaataaaatcatataaattGAAGAAAGGTCCCAAAGGAAGGGAGACAATGGacccccaaaaaataaaagtttaggGTGGTGGTTTGGTGGTGGATTATCTACTTTCTTCTGCATAATAAATCACCAAAAAGCATATGCTCTGTCACATTTTCACCTCTTGTTAGAATtgaagaataaattaatttaataattttgatcTCTTTATAGTGGCCACAGCCCAAAATGCGCTATGTGAGGAAGTTtcctagggttttttttttttttttttcctttcttttcacCATTTTTCCCATTGAAGGTAGGCTGGGTAGTGAAAGGCTTTTCAACTGACTAACTCAGGCAGAGCTCATCGTATACGTCAAGTATCATAATGCAAAGAAGCTTCTTACTTATTTAGGTACTGCCCTTTTTCTATCCCACAAAAGGgcccaagaaaagaaagaaaatagctccttcacttttctttttatatacttatttCCGACATGCATggaactttttttatttatttgaaaaccattttTAGCATATTTTTGGTTGGTGTAACTTATAAACATATTAAACAAGGTAATCTCCcataattatattaaaataacacaattattaaatgtatatatatatatttttaatataaacgaTATTCTACGATAATCTAATTTAAGCTATAAAGAAGGATTTGAACTCGGGTGTAGAGTCCACTCTAACCAATTTCACTAAGCTTATATATTCACTATTCGTTGCACTTTCATATTAGCGGCTTGACGCAAGCAATTGATACCTGAATCAAACCCGatctcttattttcttttgttttttaatcattttggcttaatgttttttttttctttttcggtaAACGAaattcccttcttttttcttcaatttttaaaaccataCCAACCCGCACAGCGGAGAAAGCCCAATTGGGCCAGCTCCGATTCTAAACCGGTAGTTGGTTCTTACGCATCGTATCGCATTCGCATTTCCCCGTACAGTTCGGATAGGTTTTGACTTAACCACAAGCTACAAGCAGACCCCAACCAACCCCTCATATATTCCCATacaactctctctcactctctcatacAACTGATAcactctgtctctctctctccttctctcttcctctgaGCCCTTTTCAGCTATTGAAAATGAGCTCTCAGATTTGCAGATCCGCTTATAGGGCTGCCAGGTCCTTCCTCTCTGCTGCTCCTAAGAGCTCTCGTTTCTACTCTGGTAATGTTTCATTGCTTTCATTTCCACTCTGTTTTTAGCTTTGCTACGTGcttgtttggttttgatgaaaTGTTTGGTCCTTCCCGTAAATTTGGAGCTAGATCGATGATCTGTGAAATCACCATCTGTTTGTTTATATGGAAGCGAAAATTCGAGCTTGACCAGGAAATGAGTAGATTGGATTGTTTGGTTTGAGCTTTTACTTTTCAACGCGAACTACTTTCCAGGATTGCTTTTCcgtcaaaactgaaaaaatataCTTTTCCATGCaatcattgtttttgtttattgacAATTACAATTGGGTTTTTGCaattccttctcttctttgaTGATTGATCTGTTTCTGGATTTGACATCATCGATCCACGTCCGGCATCAAGCGGCCGATCTTGTGGGTCCCACCTACCAACGGTTGATATGTCAATTCttagattttgattttatgatTGATAAGTCTGGATCTTTTCATGTTATGATTGATTAGGCAGTAGCTACATATCATGATCAGTACTCTAACAATCCAACggttgaaaaaacaaaagtttcaTCGACTAATTAAATAGCACCCTTCCTATATTAGTGTTAgatttatgtatatatattatgatgTTGTGCTTTTGTTAGTACCTTTATATGTGTTGGGTTTTTCCCACTTGTTTATTTTTACCCACGACAATTTGGGATGATATTTGTGTTTAATCGTGTACCTTGCATTTTGCAGAAGGGCGAGCTGTAGCTTCTGCTGCAGCAGTAACCTTGAGTTCAAAGGTGCCTGTCTttgcttcaaattttggaAGAGCTGGTTCCGAAAATGTGTCTAGAGGATGGATTTCAGGAGCTCTTGCCCTTCCTGCTGCAGGTattgaaaaaatcaaacacaatttccattttccttttcttctttttaccatggtatgattttttgttttttaaatttgctCATCTAGACCAAGATCATGCGATCTTCTACAATAATCATTTTAATTGTCCTAAAAGTAAcgatataaaatatttatatgctgATTTGTAAACAGGATCCTGTTTTTTGGATCGTTAGATTTGCTTTTGAAAGTGGGACCTCTGTTTTTGTGATGCTATATaaacatttcttttttaaagtgAGAGCAAAGGGGAATAGGAAAGGAGACGATGGTTTAGCAGTAAAATGTATCTGATCTCAAAATTTGTTGTCCATAAGTTTGGGCCAACATGAAGAGGGGCCTTGTCCCTTGCCAAAGTTTCAGTATTGTGGCTTCCCGGTCCTCTTCAACAACAACCATACTGTGCTTAGCTAAAGCATAGAAAAGGGTTGGAATATTTTTGCTTGGGATGTTTTCTTGACTTGACTTTCTTCCTTGGTTTCTCCCGACCCGACATTGCAGTTGGATCCCCGAACATATGTTATCTATCATCAAACTTCTGCACTGATCAAATTTTATGTCATTCttccattattaaaagaatatCTTTGCAATAGCATGCCCTGATGTATTCTTTTGATTGCAGTCTTTACAAACTATGATCCTAACACTtcctttggtttcttttttctaatttctatAGCTTACATGCTCGTCGACCAGGAGGTTCATGCTGCAGAGGTACTTTCAATACCTTATGTTCCCATTTTGCTCATTGTTGattaatatttcttttctttcttctcacAAAGCTTTTCTTCTGTCATCAGTTGGAACGCACTTTCATTGCTATAAAGCCAGATGGAGTTCAAAGAGGACTGGTAACCATTTGACCTTGGTTTTATTCCGCTGAACCTGAAGTATGGCTGACACCTTTTGTACCTTATTTGTGCTAagccttttattttc encodes the following:
- the LOC117627330 gene encoding uncharacterized protein LOC117627330 isoform X2; the encoded protein is MDDSLGNIKIIKDHFKASAPSIDSLQDIASSSVSQPRTDNYLRSHSRLWSRRKLRSAAYMLKFNFFSMRGLPWLSSTDGEEKVVLTAVELESLRSDLADLEEKEAHLKAQLEHVDEILRSARLSGYLYIRTRWKPLPGEPPPLDDTDVDDWLPRFVVLQGPCIFFYLFSTDLSPQDSTLLSDIVEIGPLPSVTRDDEGTQYAFYILTSQGLRFECSSASKVQVDSWLSALQTDCKLGGSDICRSAYRAARSFLSAAPKSSRFYSEGRAVASAAAVTLSSKVPVFASNFGRAGSENVSRGWISGALALPAAAYMLVDQEVHAAELERTFIAIKPDGVQRGLISEIISRFERKGFKLVGIKVVVPTKDFAQKHYHDLKERPFFNGLCDFLSSGPVIGMVWEGEGVIKYGRKLIGATDPQKSEPGTIRGDLAVVVGRNIIHGSDGPETAKDEINLWFKPNELVSYTSNAEKWVYGEN
- the LOC117627330 gene encoding uncharacterized protein LOC117627330 isoform X1 is translated as MDDSLGNIKIIKDHFKASAPSIDSLQDIASSSVSQPRTDNYLRSHSRLWSRRKLRSAAYMLKFNFFSMRGLPWLSSTDGEEKVVLTAVELESLRSDLADLEEKEAHLKAQLEHVDEILRSARLSGYLYIRTRWKPLPGEPPPLDDTDVDDWLPRFVVLQGPCIFFYLFSTDLSPQDSTLLSDIVEIGPLPSVTRDDEGTQYAFYILTSQGLRFECSSASKVQVDSWLSALQTDCKLGGSDATTAPNGACEM